The following is a genomic window from Thiohalomonas denitrificans.
TCGACGAGGCCCTTCGGTATCTGCACCATCCACCCCCCGAGGCCGCCCTGGACGTGCTGAGCGAGAGGCGACACCCTGCTCAGCAGCGGCTGGCCTTTGAGGAGCTGCTGGCCCATCGGCTGAGTCTGCGCCGGCTGCGAGCCCGGGTTACCGACAGCAGTGCGCCGCCGCTGTTGGGCAACGGCCATCTGCGCGAACAATTCGAACGCGATTTGCCGTTTGCATTGACCGGGGCGCAGCGACGCGTAAGCAACGAAATTGCGGTCGATCTCGACCAGCCGCACCCGATGCAGCGCCTGGTACAGGGCGATGTGGGCTCGGGCAAGACGGTGGTGGCTGCGCTGGCAGTGCTGAAGGCGATAGAGGCCGGCTTTCAGGCGGCGGTGATGGCGCCGACCGAAATCCTGGCCGAACAGCACTTCCGCAGTTTTAGAAACTGGCTCGAACCGCTGGGACTCGAGGTGGTCTGGCTCTCCGGCAAGCAGAAGGTCGGGACGCGCCGGGGCGCCATGGAACACCTCGCCAGTGGGGCCGCTGCCGTCGCGGTCGGCACCCACGCACTGTTCCAGGAGGCGGTGGATTTCGACGAACTGGGGCTCGTGGTCATCGATGAACAGCACCGTTTCGGGGTCCATCAGCGCCTCGCCCTGCGCGAAAAGGGCAAAGTCGGGGAGCGCTATCCCCATCAGCTGATCATGACTGCCACCCCCATCCCCCGAACCCTGGCCATGACCGCCTACGCGGATCTGGATGTCTCGGTCATCGACGAGCTGCCCCCCGGTCGCACGCCGGTGGAGACCGTAGTGGTGGCGGATTCCCGCCGCGACGAAGTCGTCGAGCGGGTGCACGCCGCCTGCCGCAGCGGCGCCCAGGCCTACTGGGTCTGTACCCTGGTGGAGGAGTCGGATGCCCTGCAGTGCCAGGCGGCGGAGGAGAGCGCCGAAGAGTTGAGCGAGGCGCTGCCGGATCTGAGGGTCGGACTGGTGCACGGACGCATGAAGCCAAAGGACAAGGAGTCGGTCATGGCCGACTTCAAGGCCGGGGTCATCGACCTGCTGGTGGCCACCACCGTCATTGAGGTCGGGGTGGATGTCCCCAATGCCAGCCTCATGATCATCGAAAATGCCGAGCGCTTTGGTCTCGCACAGCTGCACCAGTTGCGTGGCCGGGTTGGGCGCGGGCGCAAAAAAAGCAGCTGTGTCCTCATGTATCATGGCCCGCTGTCGCAGACGGCGCGGCAACGGCTGGCCGCCATGCGTGAGACCGCCGACGGCTTCGAGATCGCCCGCCGCGACCTGGAACTGCGGGGGCCGGGTGAAGTGCTGGGCACCCGACAGACCGGCATGCTCAACCTGCGTATTGCCGACCTGCAGCGGGATCAACCGCTGCTACCTGCGGTAGCCCGTGCTGCCGATCGGCTGCTGGAACAGGATGCCAAAGCCGTTGATGCCATCATCCAGCGCTGGCTGGGACAGGGCGAACGTTACGGCGAGGTCTGAGCTGGTTCTTGCTCAAAGCGTGTCCATTCCGCCAATTCCGACACGGGATTCAGAGCCCCGGCGAATTATCCTAGTGTACTGTTGCATGCTTGGCGGTGCCCGCTCAAGGCCGTTAGTCTGTGCTTTTTGAGGTTAGAATCGTTCCATGAGAAGACGTTGCGGCAAGGCAGGAAATGAGCCGGTTTGGCAGGCGGCCAACCGGTTGCGACGGAGTGCGCTGCCGCCACACCTCATCGGGTGGCTGCTCGATGACTCCTCGCTGACCCGATGGCTCAAACAGGCCTGCAACGGCCGCTTCGCGGTCCGGGTTCTGCGTCAGGGCTGGACCGTTCCGATGAGCTGCGAAACGGCGGCGCTGAAGTTGCCCCTGCGTCGCCGGGCGATGGTGCGGGAGGTACTGCTGCTTTGTGATGACGTGCCGTGGGTATTTGCGCGTACGGTGATCCCCAAACGCACATTGGGCGGTCCGGGCGGTAGGCTGGCGTTTCTCGGCAACCGGCCGCTGGGCGAGCTCCTGTTCCGCGACCCGAGGGTGCGGCGAGGCCGCCTTGAGGTGAGCCGGGTCACCCCCGCACTGCTCGGAGTGGAGAGCACGCAGGCTCCGGTATGGGGGCGGCGCTCGATCTTCCGCCTCTCGGAACGCCCGCTACTGGTCAGCGAATATTTCATTGGTGAACTGCCGCCCTGGCCGGGCGAGCGGAGTCGCTGATGAAGGCCCTGGCGATCAACCGGGACCGACTCGAACGCTATCTCCGGATTACCCGTTTGCACGAACCGTGGGACCTCGGCTTCCTGGTGGCCGCCGGACTCTCCGCCAACTGGATGGCCGCCGGGGGCGTGCCACCCGGCGATACGCTGTTCGCCTTTCTTCTCGGTGCGCTGGCAATGCGCTGCGGGGCCTGGGTATTTTGCGATTTGGCCGACGCCCGTTTCTTTGACGGTTCACCCGAATCGTTGGTGGCACGCGGCACCTTCGACATGCAGACGGCCATACGCCTGTTCACGGTCTTGTGTGCCATTGCGTTCGCCAGCGCCATCTACCTGGGCCGGCATGTAGTGATATTTTCTCCCTTGGCCTGGGGGTTATTGATCGCCTACCCCTATGCACGGCAACACACCTTTCTGAGCTCCCTTGTGCTGGCGATGGCGACGGCCCTGGCCGTACCCATCGCCTGGCTGGCCAACGGCCAGACTCCCGGGGCTATCGCCTGGCTGCTGTTCGTGTTTGTGCTGATGTGGAGTAGCGCCTTTTTGCTGCTATATGCCCTACCACGTCGTGATCAGGAGTCCAGACTGGGCGCACGCTCTCTGGTAAATCTGGTCGGTGACGGCGTGCCGCTGGTGGTGGGACTCCTTCAGGCGGGAGCATTGGCAGCGGCGGCTCTGGCGGGACAGCGGGCTGATCTTGGCCCCCTGTTTGAATTCGGCTGGCTGGCGGCAGCCATGGTCGCCATCTACCAATTGTTTCTACTGGTCAGGGCCCGGGACGGCGATGCCGAGCGCGCCTACCAAAGTAATCTGTGGTTAGGGCTGGCAATATTTGGTGGAATTGCTGCACACTATGTGTGCTTGGTCACAAAAATGCTGTGACGCAGGTCACAAAAAGGGAGCTGTAGCCACTGAAAAAATGGGATGTATCTTTGTTCGGGTTTTTTCGATATCTAACTGCTGAATCCGGTAAGCTAGATCGATAATTAGAATAGAACTCAATCGCTCAAAACTGATCGGCAAAATTCAGAATGACGATAAATACACGCCGGCCCGGAGGATGCTGACCCTTCCCTGGAAAAAGCGGAGAAGCTCACGTGGCCTCGCGGGTCTGGCGCTCACGGACGCCGGTATCGCCTCGGCCCGCGTGCTGCAACGCAACGATGGAGCACCTCGTCTCGTTGCGTGCCAGTTTACTCCAGCCCGCTCCCCTGAACAGCTGCCGTCCTTGCTGAGGACGCTTGCCGAAGAGCAGAAGCTGGACAGAACCATCAGCGTTATCGGCCAGAATGATTTCAATCTGCTGCTGGTCGAGGCCCCGGAGGTGGATCCTACCGAACTGAAGGCAGCGGTTCGGTGGCGCATTAAAGACCTGATCGGATTCCATATCGATGATGCCGTCATCGATGTGTTCGATATTCCCAGCCAGCGAAACGGGCGGGCACGCATGATGTACGCAGTAGTCGCCAAGACCCATGCCGTGCGCCATCATATCGATCTGCTCGAAGGTGCCGGCCTCGACCTGGACATCATCGATATTCCCGAGTTGGCTCTGCGAAATCTGGCCTCCATCCTGCCCGAGGACGAGACCGGGGTTGCCACCCTGTACCTGAACCCCTTGGGAGGGATGCTGACCCTCACCCGGCAATCCAACCTCTACCTGGCCCGTACTCTCGACATCGGGGTGGAGCGACTTTCCCGGGAAACGGTAAACGACGCCGACGAGTCCATCCCCGAAGGCGGCGAAATCGGTGCGGAGCAGCAGAGCAAGATCACCACCTCACTCCAGCGCATGTTCGACAGTATCGTCCTTGAGGTGCAGCGCTCGCTGGATTATTACGAGAGTCATTTTCTGCTTCCGCCGGTGAGTGGACTGGTTATTGCCCCGACGGAAAAACCGATCCCCCACCTGGTGCGCTATATGGCTGACAACCTGGACATTCCGGTTCGAATGATGGACCTGAACGCCCTGCTCGACATTGACCAGCCGCTTAGTGATGAGCTGCAGGCGCAGTGTCTACCGGCGATCGGAGCCGCGCTGCGCCGCGAGGAGAAAACCCTCTGATGCAGCAGATCAATCTCTACCAGCCCATTTTCAAGCGACAAGAGAAAGTCTTCTCGGCCAAGACCCTGCTGCAGGCCGGCCTGCTGGTGGTCGTAGGCCTGGTCGCCGTTTACGGCTATGGACTCTGGCAGACGGTCAAGCTGGATGAACGGGTAGAGGCCTTTGAGCAGCAGCGGGGCGCGGCACTGAAACGACTGCAACAGGTCTCGAACCAGTTTCCCGCACCCAAACGGGACCCGGCTCTGCAAACCCGATTACAGCAGCTGGAAAAGGAACTGGCAGGCAAGCAGCGGGTTGTAAAGGCGCTCGATTCGCCCCGATTCGGGAACCGAAAGGGATTCACCGATCGATTGGAAGCCTTTGCCCGACAACGGCCGCAGAGACTCTGGCTGCAGCACGTTTCACTCCGCGAGGGGGGCGACGACATAATCCTGGCAGGCAGCACCTATCAACCGGAGCAGGTCCCGCAATTCGTGCAACGACTCGGACAGGAGGGTTCGCTCACGGGGTTCACCTTTCGTCGCCTGCTGATAACCCGCTCCGAAGAGGAGGCGGGACGGGTAGACTTCACGCTTCGCAGCCAACCGGAAAAAAAGGAGGCCGCCCGGTGAAGGAGCTGAAGGCGCGCATTGAACAGCTGCGACTTCGCATCGACAGCATGACCCTGCGCGAACGGGTGCTGCTGTTCGGCACCGTGGTAGTGGTGCTGTTCATGGCTTGGGACTCCTTTTTGATGGCACCCCTGGGAGCCAGAAACGAGGCCCAGGTAACCAGGCTCGAGACCGTCAGGGGCGAAATCGACAAGATCAATCAGCAGGTCCGGGCGATCCTCGAAGAGCGCAAGAAGGACCCGAACCTGGAATTGAATCGCGACCTGGCGCGCGTAAGCGCGCGTGTTCACAACATTGATCGGCGTATCGCCAAGGAAATGGCGGGGCTAATCGGACCACAGCAGATGGCCCGAATGCTGGAAGAAGTGCTGGTGCAGCAGGACAACCTGAAACCACTGCGCATCGAAAACCTGGGCAGCTCACCGCTGGTAATGCCGACACAGCAGGAATTCGCCGATGGGGATAGCGGTGGCGTCTATCGCCATCGGCTGCTACTGGAGATGGAGGGCGGTTACCTCCAGACCGTTGATTATCTTCGAGCGCTCCAGGCACTGCCCTGGACGTTCTACTGGGACGAAGTCTCTATTGAACTGGTCGATTATCCGACCGCCCGGGTACGACTGGTGGTCTCCACGCTGAGTCTGGAGGAGAACTGGATTGGTACGTAAAGGCTGGTTTGCAGTAACCCTGTCCCTTCTCGTTGCGCCCGCAGGCGCCGCGGCGCTGGATGATCCGATGCGTCCGCCCAACGAGCAACAGACCCGCAGTGTAGTCAGCCACCCGCAACTACAACTGACTGCCGTGATGATCCACCGCGATCGACGGATTGCCGTCATCAACGGTCAGCGGGTGAGAGAAGGCTCACAGATCGCGGGGTCCACGGTCCTGGCCATCAACCCATCCACGGTAACCCTGCGCAGGAATGGAAGACTGACCGCTCTGTCGCTGCTGGACCTGCGAGTCAAAACCATCTCGAAGACCCGGAACCAAGAATGAAAAACCAGGAACACTGCAAGAGCCTGCTTTCCCTGCTGGCGTTAACCGTCGGTCTGGGAGGATGCGCCGGTATCGACAGGGGAGAGACCATGTCGGACATCCGGGCCGCCGCCAGAGAGGGGCTCCAGGGGGCCGAACCGAAGGATAGAGAACCCCCTCCCGACCTCAGTTCGGCGCTCATGCCGGAGCTGCAGGTCGATATCCCCGGTGCGTCCGAGAAGGTACTCGATCAGCATTTTGACGTGAAGGTACGCAGGGCCCCCGCTCGCGACTTTTTCCTGGGTCTTGTGGAGGACACGCCCTATAACATAGTGGTCCATCCGGAGGTCAGCGGACAAATCGACCTCGACCTCAAAAACGTCACCGTGCCGCAAGTCATGGCGATCGTGAAGGATGCCTACGGTTATGATTTCGAGCGCCGTGGCTCGGTCTTTCAAGTGTACCCGAACACCGTTCAGTCCCGTATTTTTTACGTCAACTATCCGGACCTGGTGCGCACCGGCTACTCCGGGATGGAAACCACCTCCACCAGTGTGGCTGATATCAACGGCCGAACCGATGATACCCGCAACGAACGCCAGAACAGTCGCAGCGCCCGGCAAGGCAGTGGCAGCTCGGTAGGTTCGGCTTCCGACTCCAATTTCTGGGAACGGATCCGCGCCGATGTCGAATCGATCGTAGGTCGGGAAGAGGGACGTCGTGTTAGCGTCAACCCCATAGCCGGCCTGATCCTGGTCCGTGCCAAACCGGATGAACTGCGGGATGTCGGACGTTTTCTCGATGCCTCTGCCGTCGCCGTGAAACGGCAGGTAGTGCTGGAGGCACGGATCCTCGAAGTGACGCTCTCCGACGGCTATCGCGCCGGCATAAACTGGATGGATGTAGCCAACTCCGATGGCGAACTGGCGGTATTCGGCCCCGGAGGCAATCTAACCGGTTCAGTAAATACCCAGGGCGACTCGTCGGTTTCAGTCACCGATGACCTGACACTGGGACTCTTCGGCAACGACTTCACGGCACTCATCGATGCACTGAAGACCCAGGGCGATGTCCAGGTACTGTCGAACCCCCGGGTCTCCACCGTCAATAACCAGAAGGCGATTATCAAGGTTGGTTCCGACGAATTCTTCGTCACTGACGTGGAGTCCGACACCATTGCCGGCACGGCCACCACCACCAATACCAGTGTCGAACTGACCCCTTTCTTCTCCGGTGTATCGCTCGATGTCACCCCTCAAATCAGTGCAGAGGGACAGGTGATTCTCCACATCCATCCCACAGTCAGCCAAGTGGCGGAACAGACCAAACAGATCACCACCAGCGCCGGAAGCCTCACGTTGCCACTGGCCGCCAGCACGGTCAGGGAATCCGACACCATGATTCGGGCGGAGAACGGCCAGATCGTGGTGATCGGCGGCCTGATGCAGAATCGCCTTAATACGTCGGAAAACAGAATACCACTGCTCGGGGATATTCCCCTGCTCGGCGGCCTGTTCCGATTCGCCTCGGAGAGCCGCGAAAAAACCGAGCTGGTCATCCTGCTCAAACCCACCGTCGTGGAGGGACCTGCCGAATGGTCGCGCCAGGTCAACGACTCCCTGAACACCTGGGAAGGAATGGAGCAAAGCCGCAAAAGGGATTTGGAAATGAGTCCCGGCGCGGACCACTTCCGGTAGTAGAGGCGGATCAGCCATGTATCTGGAATACTTTGGCCTGCACGAGGCGCCATTCTCACTAACGCCGGACACCAGCTATTTCTTTGCCGACGGACATTACCGGGATGCACTCGATACCCTCCTGATTGCGCTGAAAAGCGGCGAGGGCTTCATCAAGGTCACCGGCGAGGTTGGTACAGGCAAAACGCTGCTGTGCCGCAAACTGCTGAATATCCTTGATGAGGGTTTCTACACCACCTACATTCCCAACCCCCTCCTGACCGCACCGGCTCTGAACCTGGCGATGGCCGACGAACTGGAGCTGAACCTGCCCCGCAATCTCGGCCAGCACCGCACCACCAAGGCCATTACCCGTCGCTTGATCGAACTGGCGCACCAAGGCAAACAGGTGATCTTGTGCGTCGACGAGGCCCAGGCGATGCCCGATGAGACACTCGAAGCGCTACGGCTACTAACCAATCTGGAGACGGAAAAGCACAAGCTGCTTCAGGTAGTGCTGTTCGGACAGCCCGAGCTCGACCAGCGACTCGGCCGTGCCTCGGTTCGGCAGTTGCGCCAGCGGATTACCTTCAGCTACCAGCTCCAGCCCTTGGGCCGAAAAGCGATGGCAGCCTACCTGGCTCACAGACTGGCAGTGGCCGGGAACCGGGGAGTCCTCCTTTTCAAGCCCAATGCCCTCGATGCTCTGCACAAGGCCAGTGGTGGTATCCCGCGGCTTGTCAATGTCCTCGCCCACAAGTCGCTGATGGCCGCCTACGGCAAAGGCAGCAGCGCCATCAACTCGCGGCATGTGCGCATGGCCGTCGCAGATACCGAGTCCACTGCTGCTCCCGGGATCCGCTGGCGATGGTGGGTTCCTCTGGTCGGCGTCCTGATGCTGGGCAGCTTGCTGCTGCTCAGGCCCCACCTCCCGGCCGTAGTGACGGCGATGTTCGCAGGCGGGCTCACCGAGGGCGATACAATTTCGGTGCAGAGCGGAGAGCGGCCGGGGCGCGACGGCAAAGGAGGACCGACGTGAGCCTCATCAATCAGGTATTGAAGGATGTGGAAGCCCGTCGCACCAACCCTGCCGCCCGGGCCGAGCAGGTTACGCCCGCCCTGCGTACTGAGGCGGCTTCCACCAGCCGGGGTATTGCCGCGCTCGTTTTTGGCATGGCGGTAGCCGGCTTCGGCGGCTGGCTGTGGTGGAGCCAGGAGATGGCGCAGCCTCCGGCCGTCCCCACTGTCATCCATCCCGGCGCAGAGCCTGCGGAGCAAACCGTTGCGGCCACCCGACCGACGGTTTCCGATCCCGTTGGCAAATTGGAACCAGACCCCAGCCCGGAGCCAGAACCAGAACCGAAAACCCCGAAGGCTCCGGAGGATCGGGCGTTACTTCAAAAGCCACCTCAGGTAACGACCGCCGGCGCCCCACAGACAAAAACCCCTGCCGGCGCTCCCCCTGCTGTGGCCGAGCCGAAAGCGCCGGAGGCGTCGAAAACGAAGACACAGACACCACAGCCGATAAACACCCCCGGACGTCCGCCGGTGATGGAGAAACGCGTCCGCCGGCTGACAGCCGAACAGGAGGCGGAGCAGCTCTACCGCGAGGCATACACCCTCCTCACCCGCGGTCGGCGCAACCGGGCTGAAGATCACCTCACCAGGGCACTGGAGCAGTATCCGGCCCATGCCCGGGCGCGGGAAGCGTTTGCCGGAATCCTGGTCTCCGAAGGGCGCTGGGTGGAACTGCTGACCGTGGTGGAGAGGGGACTGGTACTCAATCCCGCCGACGGAAAACTGGCCCAATTGGCGGCCCGCGCCCACCTTCAGCAAGAGCACCCGGAAGCAGCAGTGGCTGTTTTGACTCGCAGTCTCGAGGCCGGGTCCTCCGATACCGGGGTCGCAGCCTTCCTTGCCGCCACTTATCAGAAAATCGGCCGCTATTCCAAAAGTGCCGAGGTTTACCGCCAGTTGGTAACGGCCCACCCCCGCAACAGCACCTGGTGGGCCGGCCTTGGAATCGCCCTGGAGCAGACGGAGCGAACCGAGGAGGCTCGCCAGGCCTACCAAAATGCACTCTCCCGGGGAGGATTGAAGGTAGCGCTTCGCACCCATGTCGAACGCCGTCTGGCCCGGTTGAACTAGTGCAATGTTGCATGCAGCCCCTCATCCACTCCGAACCGACGCAGCAGCCTACCTCGAGTACTGATTCCTTCTTGTTCTCCGACTCCCGCCCGGTTAGTTTGTAGAGAATTTTCGGTTAGTCGAGGAACACCCATATGCTGACCCCGAGATTCACGCGCCTGCTGATTTTGTCGGCAGGAATCGCGCTACTGTTCGGCTGCGAACGGCCACCAGACCTTCTGGAGACGATCCGGTCGGACGGGAAACTCATCGTAGTGACCCGAAACGCCCCTACGACCTATTACGAGGGTCGCGATGGACCCGAAGGTTACGAATACTCGCTGGCTTCGGCACTGGCCGAGTCGCTCGATGTCGAAGTTGAATTCAGGGTCCGTGACTCCGTCAACGGGGTGCTTTCCGCCGTCGAGAATGGCGAAGCGCATCTGGCCGCGGCCGGGATTACCCGTACGGAAAGCCGAAACGGCCGATTCCGCTTCGGGCCCGGATACTTCCCGGTACAGCAGGAAGTTGTCTGTCGGCGGGGGGAACCATTGCCGAAGTCGCCGCTTGAACTGACCGAAAAGACGTTACGGGTTGCGGCCGGAACCAGCTATCTGGAACAACTCACAGCGTTGCAGCAGCAGCACCCGAAGTTGGCGTGGGAAGCGGACCCCGGCCAGGGGAGCGAACAATTACTGTACAAGGTCTGGAAACGGGAGATCGACTGCACGGTGGCGGATTCCAATATCGTCGCCATCAACCGGAGATACCTCCCCGAATTACTGGTCGCCTTTCCGATCTCCGAACAGCAGCAGCTGGCCTGGGTGCTGCCCGAGAATGCAGAGAGTTTTGCAGCCTACCTGCATGAATGGTTCCGGGAAGCGGAAGAGACGGGCCTGATGGGGCGCCTGTATGAGCGCTATTACGGCTATGCGGAGATCTTCGATTACGTCGACATGCGTGTCTTCATGCGACGCATCGAGAGCCGCCTCCCACGCTATGAAGCCATGTTCAGAGAGGCCGCGGAACACCACCAGCTTCCCTGGACCCTGCTGGCGGCCCAAGCCTATCAGGAGTCGCACTGGAATCCCCGGGCCAGAAGTCCGACCGGCGTGAGGGGCATGATGATGCTGACCCTGAATACCGCCAAAGAGGTCGGGGTCAAAAGCCGGCTGGATCCGGTCCAGAGCATCCGGGGCGGCGCTCAATACCTTTCCCGC
Proteins encoded in this region:
- the recG gene encoding ATP-dependent DNA helicase RecG, whose protein sequence is MKATQRRAPADPTDLPVNALRGVGPRIAERLERLGITRVYDLLFHLPTRYQDRTRVVPIGTLRPGDEAVVEGRVQLTEVKFARRRMLLSRITDNTGSMTLRLFHFNAAQREMLERGARVRCYGQVRSGAATLEMVHPEFRRLEGEEPAPVDEHLTPIYPTTEGLHQLSLRQLTDQALGRMAAGGPPDLLPRAIREEFELPPLDEALRYLHHPPPEAALDVLSERRHPAQQRLAFEELLAHRLSLRRLRARVTDSSAPPLLGNGHLREQFERDLPFALTGAQRRVSNEIAVDLDQPHPMQRLVQGDVGSGKTVVAALAVLKAIEAGFQAAVMAPTEILAEQHFRSFRNWLEPLGLEVVWLSGKQKVGTRRGAMEHLASGAAAVAVGTHALFQEAVDFDELGLVVIDEQHRFGVHQRLALREKGKVGERYPHQLIMTATPIPRTLAMTAYADLDVSVIDELPPGRTPVETVVVADSRRDEVVERVHAACRSGAQAYWVCTLVEESDALQCQAAEESAEELSEALPDLRVGLVHGRMKPKDKESVMADFKAGVIDLLVATTVIEVGVDVPNASLMIIENAERFGLAQLHQLRGRVGRGRKKSSCVLMYHGPLSQTARQRLAAMRETADGFEIARRDLELRGPGEVLGTRQTGMLNLRIADLQRDQPLLPAVARAADRLLEQDAKAVDAIIQRWLGQGERYGEV
- a CDS encoding chorismate--pyruvate lyase family protein, coding for MRRRCGKAGNEPVWQAANRLRRSALPPHLIGWLLDDSSLTRWLKQACNGRFAVRVLRQGWTVPMSCETAALKLPLRRRAMVREVLLLCDDVPWVFARTVIPKRTLGGPGGRLAFLGNRPLGELLFRDPRVRRGRLEVSRVTPALLGVESTQAPVWGRRSIFRLSERPLLVSEYFIGELPPWPGERSR
- a CDS encoding UbiA family prenyltransferase; this translates as MKALAINRDRLERYLRITRLHEPWDLGFLVAAGLSANWMAAGGVPPGDTLFAFLLGALAMRCGAWVFCDLADARFFDGSPESLVARGTFDMQTAIRLFTVLCAIAFASAIYLGRHVVIFSPLAWGLLIAYPYARQHTFLSSLVLAMATALAVPIAWLANGQTPGAIAWLLFVFVLMWSSAFLLLYALPRRDQESRLGARSLVNLVGDGVPLVVGLLQAGALAAAALAGQRADLGPLFEFGWLAAAMVAIYQLFLLVRARDGDAERAYQSNLWLGLAIFGGIAAHYVCLVTKML
- the pilM gene encoding pilus assembly protein PilM; its protein translation is MLTLPWKKRRSSRGLAGLALTDAGIASARVLQRNDGAPRLVACQFTPARSPEQLPSLLRTLAEEQKLDRTISVIGQNDFNLLLVEAPEVDPTELKAAVRWRIKDLIGFHIDDAVIDVFDIPSQRNGRARMMYAVVAKTHAVRHHIDLLEGAGLDLDIIDIPELALRNLASILPEDETGVATLYLNPLGGMLTLTRQSNLYLARTLDIGVERLSRETVNDADESIPEGGEIGAEQQSKITTSLQRMFDSIVLEVQRSLDYYESHFLLPPVSGLVIAPTEKPIPHLVRYMADNLDIPVRMMDLNALLDIDQPLSDELQAQCLPAIGAALRREEKTL
- a CDS encoding PilN domain-containing protein, whose protein sequence is MQQINLYQPIFKRQEKVFSAKTLLQAGLLVVVGLVAVYGYGLWQTVKLDERVEAFEQQRGAALKRLQQVSNQFPAPKRDPALQTRLQQLEKELAGKQRVVKALDSPRFGNRKGFTDRLEAFARQRPQRLWLQHVSLREGGDDIILAGSTYQPEQVPQFVQRLGQEGSLTGFTFRRLLITRSEEEAGRVDFTLRSQPEKKEAAR
- a CDS encoding general secretion pathway protein GspB, with amino-acid sequence MVRKGWFAVTLSLLVAPAGAAALDDPMRPPNEQQTRSVVSHPQLQLTAVMIHRDRRIAVINGQRVREGSQIAGSTVLAINPSTVTLRRNGRLTALSLLDLRVKTISKTRNQE
- the mshL gene encoding pilus (MSHA type) biogenesis protein MshL, producing MKNQEHCKSLLSLLALTVGLGGCAGIDRGETMSDIRAAAREGLQGAEPKDREPPPDLSSALMPELQVDIPGASEKVLDQHFDVKVRRAPARDFFLGLVEDTPYNIVVHPEVSGQIDLDLKNVTVPQVMAIVKDAYGYDFERRGSVFQVYPNTVQSRIFYVNYPDLVRTGYSGMETTSTSVADINGRTDDTRNERQNSRSARQGSGSSVGSASDSNFWERIRADVESIVGREEGRRVSVNPIAGLILVRAKPDELRDVGRFLDASAVAVKRQVVLEARILEVTLSDGYRAGINWMDVANSDGELAVFGPGGNLTGSVNTQGDSSVSVTDDLTLGLFGNDFTALIDALKTQGDVQVLSNPRVSTVNNQKAIIKVGSDEFFVTDVESDTIAGTATTTNTSVELTPFFSGVSLDVTPQISAEGQVILHIHPTVSQVAEQTKQITTSAGSLTLPLAASTVRESDTMIRAENGQIVVIGGLMQNRLNTSENRIPLLGDIPLLGGLFRFASESREKTELVILLKPTVVEGPAEWSRQVNDSLNTWEGMEQSRKRDLEMSPGADHFR
- a CDS encoding ExeA family protein codes for the protein MYLEYFGLHEAPFSLTPDTSYFFADGHYRDALDTLLIALKSGEGFIKVTGEVGTGKTLLCRKLLNILDEGFYTTYIPNPLLTAPALNLAMADELELNLPRNLGQHRTTKAITRRLIELAHQGKQVILCVDEAQAMPDETLEALRLLTNLETEKHKLLQVVLFGQPELDQRLGRASVRQLRQRITFSYQLQPLGRKAMAAYLAHRLAVAGNRGVLLFKPNALDALHKASGGIPRLVNVLAHKSLMAAYGKGSSAINSRHVRMAVADTESTAAPGIRWRWWVPLVGVLMLGSLLLLRPHLPAVVTAMFAGGLTEGDTISVQSGERPGRDGKGGPT
- a CDS encoding tetratricopeptide repeat protein, with product MSLINQVLKDVEARRTNPAARAEQVTPALRTEAASTSRGIAALVFGMAVAGFGGWLWWSQEMAQPPAVPTVIHPGAEPAEQTVAATRPTVSDPVGKLEPDPSPEPEPEPKTPKAPEDRALLQKPPQVTTAGAPQTKTPAGAPPAVAEPKAPEASKTKTQTPQPINTPGRPPVMEKRVRRLTAEQEAEQLYREAYTLLTRGRRNRAEDHLTRALEQYPAHARAREAFAGILVSEGRWVELLTVVERGLVLNPADGKLAQLAARAHLQQEHPEAAVAVLTRSLEAGSSDTGVAAFLAATYQKIGRYSKSAEVYRQLVTAHPRNSTWWAGLGIALEQTERTEEARQAYQNALSRGGLKVALRTHVERRLARLN
- the mltF gene encoding membrane-bound lytic murein transglycosylase MltF, translating into MLTPRFTRLLILSAGIALLFGCERPPDLLETIRSDGKLIVVTRNAPTTYYEGRDGPEGYEYSLASALAESLDVEVEFRVRDSVNGVLSAVENGEAHLAAAGITRTESRNGRFRFGPGYFPVQQEVVCRRGEPLPKSPLELTEKTLRVAAGTSYLEQLTALQQQHPKLAWEADPGQGSEQLLYKVWKREIDCTVADSNIVAINRRYLPELLVAFPISEQQQLAWVLPENAESFAAYLHEWFREAEETGLMGRLYERYYGYAEIFDYVDMRVFMRRIESRLPRYEAMFREAAEHHQLPWTLLAAQAYQESHWNPRARSPTGVRGMMMLTLNTAKEVGVKSRLDPVQSIRGGAQYLSRMMKRLPESIQGKDRLWFALAAYNVGFAHLRDARTLAERLGRNPDRWVDLKEVLPLLAEKEHYRDLPYGYARGWEPVDYVQRIRDYRNVFERQLLLKSVTAEAVESDQPESNQPGNP